CCCCACGACGCCCTTAGGCGTCTTTAATTTTTTTTACCAGCTTAGAAGGCTTGTTCTGTCACCTCAAGGTTGAAGAGCAATTGTAAGGTGTGTAGAGCCTGACGTCTCACTTCCACATCCTGTTGAGCCCTTAATTGTACCATAGGCTCATGGAGAACCTTGTTTACTATCCCCCGGGTAAGGGCCTCTATGACTTCTTGATGTTTTTCCGCAAATTCTGAGCCAAGACGTGATAGGGCTTTTTCTAATTCCTGTTTCCGGATTTGCTCTATCTTGTTGCGCAGTGAACTGATGGTGGGCACAGTTTCTAAAGATTGCCACCAGAGGACAAATGCCTGTATCTCCTCCTCCAGTAGATTCTCCGCTTCTTTGGCCATTTCTCTTCTGGTAGCATGGTTTTGGGCTACCACCGCCTTTAAATCATCTACGTTGTAAGAATGGACAAACTCTAAATCGGTAACATCACTTGCTACATTTCGTGGTACAGAGATATCGATGAGGGTAAGACTTTTCCTGTGACGAAGGTGGGAAAGTTTGTTCTTGTCTAAGATGGGACTAGTGGCAGCTGTACTGGTGAAGACAATGTCAGCGTCGGCAACGACTTCTAGCATCTGTTCCAGAGGATACAACTTTAGGGCCAATTGAGGAAATTCCTTGGCCAACTCTTCTGCCTTCTCAAGGGTGCGGTTGATGATACTAATGTCTGTAA
This window of the Geminocystis sp. M7585_C2015_104 genome carries:
- a CDS encoding glutamyl-tRNA reductase, which produces MNIVVVGLSHKTAAVEIREKLSIPETRMEQSIRQLLSYPHVQEVGILSTCNRMEIYSIVKETEQGVKEISQFLAEIGHIPLNQLRRHLFILLHQDAIRHLMRVAAGLESLVLGEGQILAQVKTAHQLGVKHNGIGRLLDRLFKQAISAGKRVRTETSIGTGAVSISSAAVELADTKIENLPGKRVAIVGAGKMSRLLVKHLMAKRVTDISIINRTLEKAEELAKEFPQLALKLYPLEQMLEVVADADIVFTSTAATSPILDKNKLSHLRHRKSLTLIDISVPRNVASDVTDLEFVHSYNVDDLKAVVAQNHATRREMAKEAENLLEEEIQAFVLWWQSLETVPTISSLRNKIEQIRKQELEKALSRLGSEFAEKHQEVIEALTRGIVNKVLHEPMVQLRAQQDVEVRRQALHTLQLLFNLEVTEQAF